GTTTCGGTTTCTGGATCAACGGAAAACATTAAATACTTCTTCAGTTTAGGTAATTACGAAGAAAAAGGAATCTTGAATGGTTTAGATTATAGCCGTACTACTTTTAGAAATAATAATGAATATAAAATTTCTAAAAAACTGACTTTAAACCAAAATTTTAGTTTTGGTTCTACTAAATCAACCCCAAAACCTTTAGATGCTTTTACAGCAGCTTATAAACAATCTCCTATTGTTCCTGTTCGTTTTCCGAATGGTCAATATGGTGTGTCATTTGTAGGTGACGATGGTTTTGCTGGTACAACAGGTTCTTCTTTTAACAATGTTGGGAATCCAGTAGCGCAATTAGACTTTTTTAATGAACAACAAAAAAGTATTATGTTGCAAGGTGGTTTGAAATTAGATTATGAAATCATAAAATCATTAAAATTCACTTCACAGTTTAACGGGGAATATTATTCTTGGAAAAACTACAATTTTGAAGACACTAAAAATATTTGGTTAGCAGCAGACCCTAGCCGAGTAGCTTCAGCATATTCTCCTACGGCTAATGTTAATTTATTGACTAAAGGTAGAGAGCAATATTTTAATTGGAACTTATCAAATTATTTCACATACAATAAAGTTTTTGCTGATATTCATGATGTTGAGTTGACTGCAGGTATTGAAACTTCAGTGAAAGGATCAAGAGAAAAATTAACTATTGCTAGAAAAAATGTAAATGCAGATGCAAATTACTGGTCTTTATCAGGCGTTAATTATGTGGGAACAGTAACTAATTATAACGATGAAGTTTTCAATCAAAATAAATTGGCATCTTACTTTGGTCGTTTCCAATACAAATTGATGGACAGATACTTATTGACTGGAACCATCAGACGAGATGGATCATCTAACTTTGGTAAAGATTATCGTTGGGGAACTTTTCCAGCTTTTGGTTTAGGATGGATTATCTCCAAAGAAGAATTTATGGCTAATGTAAAAGGAATCGACTTGTTGAAATTAAGAGGAGGTTGGGGTAAACTAGGAAATCAAAACGTACCACTTAACAGTCAAGCTTACTCTTCAGGATTGAGTAGTTATTTAGGAGGTTCAATTCTATATGAAGGAACAACAATTAATTCTCAGGTTGACCCAAGTTTATCATGGGAAATCACAGAAGAATCTTCAGTTGGTTTAGATTTTGAATTATTAAACAAAAGATTGAAAGGATCATTTGATGTATATGATAAATCAACTACAAATGTTATTTTGAATACAAAACCCTACTTAACTTCTGGAATTAGTAATTCATCTCCTGCACATGTTGGAGAAGTATCAAATAAAGGATATGAAGTTGCTTTGCGTTGGGATGATAAAATAACTGATAATTTGACTTACTGGGTTGGAGGAAATTATTCTAACAACAAAAACAAACTTACAGGATTAAAAGACGCAACTCTTGCTCCAATTAATGGTGGTGGTTTAGGTAATGGTCAATGGACTAAATTATTAGATAATTCATCTATTGGACAACCATTGGGTAGTTTTTATATGTATGAGTATGCTGGTTTTGATGCTACAAATGGTAAAATGTTGTACTTTGATTCAACTGGCTCAAAAGTTGCTCAAGATGTTTTAGCAGATAAAGACAAAAAATATGTTGGGTCTATTTTGCCAACTTCTACTTATGGAGTTAGTTTAGGATTAAACTATAAAAACTTTGATTTCTCTGTTGACGGATACGGTACTCAAGGTGCAAAAGTATACAATGGTAAAAAAGCACAACGTTTTACTGGAGAAAATATTGAAGAATCATTAGCAACAAATTTTTGGACAGTTAACAATACAACTGCTTCAGTTGCTGCACCATTTAACCAAGTTCCGGTTGCTTCTACTTTCTATTTAGAATCAGGTGATTTCTTTAGAGTTAACAATATTACTTTAGGATATAAACTGCCTTTAAAAGGAGAGTTTATCAATTCTTGTAGAATATATGTGAATGCAATTAATCCATTTATTACTCAAAAATTCTCTGGTTTTTCTCCAGAATTAAATGGTAATGGTGATCCTTATGGAACTCAAGGTATCGAGTTGGATGCTTATCCTACTTTAAGATCGTTCGTTATAGGTGCTAATTTAAAATTTTAATAAAATGAAAAAGATATATATATCAATGTTTGTTCTATCCGCATACTTTGTTTCTGGATGTTCAAACGACTATTTAGATGTAGATCAAACGGAATCTATCTCTACAAAAGATATAGCATTATTCAACAATGATGAAGGTGCAGCCACTTTTGTAACAGCAATCTATAGTCATTTTTTGGATTGGAATATGACTTCGTTTTCTTGGATAGGTTTATCAAGTATTGCTTCTGATGATGCTGATAAAGGTTCTTCTCCTGGAGATACAGGTTCAGATAAAGATGTAATGGATGCTTTGACTTATAATCCTTCAAGCCCTTCTACAAGCGAAGTTTTTGCTGGAAATTACGAAGGGATTAATAGATGTAATCAAGCATTAAACATTATTCCTCAATTAGATCAAGCAGATCCTGCTTTGAGAACAAGATTGTTAGGAGAAGCTAAATTTTTGAGAGCTTTTATGTATTTTACTTTGGTAAAAACATATGGCGGAGTGCCAATAGTAGATCATTTGCCAAACCCATCTTCTGAAGAAGATAGAGTGATGCAATTGACTCGTAAATCAGCTGCTGAAGTATATGCTTTCATCGAAGCAGATTTGAATGATGCTATTGCGGCATTACCAAACAAAGCTACTTATGCTGCTTCTGAAAAAGGAAGAGCTTCAAAAGGTGCAGCTTACGCATTGTTAGCAAAAGTTAATTTATACCAAGAAAAATGGCAGAAAGTTATTGATAACTGTAATTTGGTTTCAGGATATTCAATTGTTTCGGATTATGCTTCTATGTTTAAATTAGAAGGTGAAAATGACGCAGAATCTATTTTTGAAATTCAAGGAACTGGTTCAACTCCTGCTAAAGGAATTTCAGGATATTCAGCTACACAAGGTGCTCGTGGTGCTGGTGGATGGGGATGGGGTTTCAATACACCTTCTCAAAGTTTAGTGAATGCATATGAGTCAGGAGATGTTCGAAAAAATGCTACAATTATTTTTGCAGGAACTACTTTATATGATGGTCGTGTTGTACCACTAACCGTTGAAAATCCAAGATACAATTACAAAGCGTATTCTTCAGCTTATACTGATGCATGGGAAACAGATGTAAATATCAAATATTTGAGATATGCAGAAGTATTGCTTATGAAAGCGGAAGCATTAAACGAATTAGGACAAACTTCAGATGCAATTCCTTTGTTGAACCAAATCAGAACAAGAGCTGGATTAGCAAATACTACTGCTGCATCTCAAGCGGATGTTAGAACTGCTATTTGGAAAGAAAGAAGAGTTGAAATGGCAATGGAACACGATAGATTCTTTGACTTAGTTAGAACAGGTCAAGCAGAAGCTGCTTTTGCTATTGATGGAAAAACATTTGTTACTGGTAAACATGAATTATTTCCTTTACCACAAGCATTCATCACACAATCAAAAGGATTGTCAGCTCAAAATCCTGGTTATTAATTCTAAAAAATAGTAAAAATGAAAAAAAATAAATATATTTTCTTATTTGCTTCTGTTCTAGTATCACAATTTTTTGTGAGCTGTAACGAGGATAGTATAGATAAAGTAAACAGCCCTATTCCTTATGAGGCGATAGGAGGTTATGATACTTCAGATGATATTGCTGCTTCTAATTTGATTTCAAAATTGAGTTTTGAAGACAATATTATAGATTCAAAAAATGGAATAAGTGGAGGAGTAGGTACGGATGTTTCTTATGATACTGGAATAAAAGGGAAAGCCTATAAAGGGTCTACAAGTTCTTTTATAGCTTATGGTACAGTAGCAAGTTCTTTGGTTGATATAAAAAGCATAACCGTTTCTATGTGGATAAAAACTGATCCACATACAGGAGGCGCTCAATCTTTATTTATGTTACCAAAAACATCTGATTTTTGGGGTAATATATTCTCTTTGATTGAAGGTACAGGACCAGCACAAACAATGTTACTTAAAAATCATTTGCAAAAAGATGTAACACCAAGTATTGCTTGGTCTGGACAATGGTTAGTTCATGATGGTGCTAATGTTTTGACAAATATGTTTGGAACATGGAAACATTTAGTTTGGACTTATAATGGGGCTAGTTCTACTTATAGCGTTTACATCGATGGAACAAAACTAGATTTGCCAGCATCAATGTCAAAAAGATATGCTAGTGATCCTCTTGATGGAGGTGTGGGTTATGGTGAACTTGCAAACTCTGATGTCTCTAAATTTGTTATAGGAGGATACCAACAACATTTGGGCGCACCTTGGGGAGCTCCAGATGGTTGGATGCTAAATTATACAGGTTTGATGGATGAATTCAGAATTTATAATGCGGCACTTACTGATAATGAGGTAAAATCATTATACCTATTAGAAAAAGACAACAGATAGAAGTTTTAACACACCCGGTTTATCTAAAACTGGGTGTGTATTTTTTAGTTATTAATACTATTATTTTATACAAATGAAAAGGCACATATATGTAATACTTTTTTTGAATATTTTCTATTCATGCTCTTCGTCATCGCCCGAGGGT
Above is a window of Flavobacterium sp. 123 DNA encoding:
- a CDS encoding SusC/RagA family TonB-linked outer membrane protein; this translates as MRNFIFSFLALILLPAYMSGQVIKGKVLDQNGIGIPGAFIVASDSKTTADTDFDGNFNINAKAGEVLKISMVGFDALSIKATSEPMTIKLKESKDTELKEIVVIGYGTRKKIDNTTAITSLKAEEISKTKVLNASQAIQGKAAGVQVISSDLPGSTPSVVIRGLGTALGGRTPLFIVDGMPTENINNINTNDITSYEILKDASSLAIYGTRAANGVIIITTKKGKGDKVSVEFESFAGMREPLKKVKMAGSNKYSYYSNMALQSTTFSQDQPTNTDWFDAITRTGSYKQNNVSVSGSTENIKYFFSLGNYEEKGILNGLDYSRTTFRNNNEYKISKKLTLNQNFSFGSTKSTPKPLDAFTAAYKQSPIVPVRFPNGQYGVSFVGDDGFAGTTGSSFNNVGNPVAQLDFFNEQQKSIMLQGGLKLDYEIIKSLKFTSQFNGEYYSWKNYNFEDTKNIWLAADPSRVASAYSPTANVNLLTKGREQYFNWNLSNYFTYNKVFADIHDVELTAGIETSVKGSREKLTIARKNVNADANYWSLSGVNYVGTVTNYNDEVFNQNKLASYFGRFQYKLMDRYLLTGTIRRDGSSNFGKDYRWGTFPAFGLGWIISKEEFMANVKGIDLLKLRGGWGKLGNQNVPLNSQAYSSGLSSYLGGSILYEGTTINSQVDPSLSWEITEESSVGLDFELLNKRLKGSFDVYDKSTTNVILNTKPYLTSGISNSSPAHVGEVSNKGYEVALRWDDKITDNLTYWVGGNYSNNKNKLTGLKDATLAPINGGGLGNGQWTKLLDNSSIGQPLGSFYMYEYAGFDATNGKMLYFDSTGSKVAQDVLADKDKKYVGSILPTSTYGVSLGLNYKNFDFSVDGYGTQGAKVYNGKKAQRFTGENIEESLATNFWTVNNTTASVAAPFNQVPVASTFYLESGDFFRVNNITLGYKLPLKGEFINSCRIYVNAINPFITQKFSGFSPELNGNGDPYGTQGIELDAYPTLRSFVIGANLKF
- a CDS encoding RagB/SusD family nutrient uptake outer membrane protein; translation: MKKIYISMFVLSAYFVSGCSNDYLDVDQTESISTKDIALFNNDEGAATFVTAIYSHFLDWNMTSFSWIGLSSIASDDADKGSSPGDTGSDKDVMDALTYNPSSPSTSEVFAGNYEGINRCNQALNIIPQLDQADPALRTRLLGEAKFLRAFMYFTLVKTYGGVPIVDHLPNPSSEEDRVMQLTRKSAAEVYAFIEADLNDAIAALPNKATYAASEKGRASKGAAYALLAKVNLYQEKWQKVIDNCNLVSGYSIVSDYASMFKLEGENDAESIFEIQGTGSTPAKGISGYSATQGARGAGGWGWGFNTPSQSLVNAYESGDVRKNATIIFAGTTLYDGRVVPLTVENPRYNYKAYSSAYTDAWETDVNIKYLRYAEVLLMKAEALNELGQTSDAIPLLNQIRTRAGLANTTAASQADVRTAIWKERRVEMAMEHDRFFDLVRTGQAEAAFAIDGKTFVTGKHELFPLPQAFITQSKGLSAQNPGY
- a CDS encoding LamG domain-containing protein, which produces MKKNKYIFLFASVLVSQFFVSCNEDSIDKVNSPIPYEAIGGYDTSDDIAASNLISKLSFEDNIIDSKNGISGGVGTDVSYDTGIKGKAYKGSTSSFIAYGTVASSLVDIKSITVSMWIKTDPHTGGAQSLFMLPKTSDFWGNIFSLIEGTGPAQTMLLKNHLQKDVTPSIAWSGQWLVHDGANVLTNMFGTWKHLVWTYNGASSTYSVYIDGTKLDLPASMSKRYASDPLDGGVGYGELANSDVSKFVIGGYQQHLGAPWGAPDGWMLNYTGLMDEFRIYNAALTDNEVKSLYLLEKDNR